Proteins encoded within one genomic window of Amycolatopsis sp. 2-15:
- a CDS encoding DedA family protein: protein MALVTDLLNWLQGLPEPGLVAAAGGLVFAECTIGLGFLVPGESALLVAATTATTTPRFLTLWAVVTVCAALGDSVGYALGHRFGPRLRETKLIRKYGLDAWDKAAGVLERRGAWAVFFARFLPVLRTLTPAAAGASRLPFRKFLPATAAGALCWSLVHISLGAALGEAAKNVEGALSTGFLVAAAVVLGVLVFFLVRLKKRKALASEKTEEPVRVAE, encoded by the coding sequence GTGGCTTTGGTAACGGATCTCCTGAACTGGCTGCAAGGACTCCCGGAACCGGGCCTTGTCGCCGCGGCCGGCGGGCTCGTGTTCGCCGAGTGCACCATCGGCCTGGGGTTCCTCGTCCCCGGCGAGTCGGCGCTGCTCGTCGCGGCCACGACGGCGACCACGACCCCGCGCTTTCTCACGCTGTGGGCCGTGGTCACGGTGTGCGCGGCGCTCGGCGACTCCGTCGGCTACGCGCTCGGCCACCGGTTCGGACCACGGCTGCGCGAGACGAAGCTGATCCGCAAGTACGGCCTCGACGCGTGGGACAAGGCCGCCGGCGTGCTGGAGCGGCGCGGCGCGTGGGCGGTGTTCTTCGCGCGGTTCCTGCCGGTCTTGCGGACGTTGACGCCGGCTGCCGCGGGCGCATCACGGCTGCCGTTCCGGAAGTTCCTGCCCGCGACGGCCGCGGGGGCGCTGTGCTGGTCGCTCGTGCACATCAGCCTCGGCGCGGCGCTCGGGGAGGCGGCCAAGAACGTGGAGGGCGCGCTCAGCACGGGCTTTCTCGTGGCGGCGGCCGTGGTCCTCGGGGTGCTGGTGTTCTTCCTGGTTCGCCTGAAAAAGCGCAAGGCCCTGGCGTCCGAGAAGACTGAGGAACCCGTGCGCGTCGCGGAATGA
- a CDS encoding patatin-like phospholipase family protein — MTPLDLPGPVAFVLGGGGSLGALQVGMLRALDEAGVTPDLVVGTSVGSLNAAVLALPGADRLGRLHDIWKHMTKHEAFPGGVFSQVRTLRHSKTNLFPNTGLTKIIDDHLGPGRRFEDLALPLGVVTTDVDTAEPVLFRTGPLREPLLASCAIPGIYPPVDHDGRLLYDGGLVANVPMRQALAMGARSLVVLDCAFPGKMPGAPHTFAEVMMFTALISMRNQAALEAPAAARRAPVVYLPGPAPVRVSPLDFTRTDHLAEEAYQSARDYLKELVVDGPGLYGAPGLVTA; from the coding sequence ATGACCCCACTCGATCTCCCCGGGCCGGTGGCATTCGTGCTCGGCGGCGGAGGGAGCCTGGGCGCGCTGCAGGTCGGGATGCTGCGCGCGCTGGACGAAGCCGGTGTGACGCCCGACCTCGTGGTCGGGACGTCGGTGGGTTCGCTCAACGCGGCCGTGCTGGCGCTGCCCGGCGCCGACCGGCTCGGGCGCCTGCACGACATCTGGAAGCACATGACGAAACACGAAGCTTTTCCCGGCGGCGTGTTCAGCCAGGTGCGGACGCTTCGCCACAGCAAGACGAACCTGTTCCCCAACACGGGTCTCACGAAGATCATCGACGACCACCTCGGCCCCGGCCGGCGCTTCGAGGACCTGGCGCTCCCCCTCGGCGTGGTGACCACGGACGTCGACACCGCCGAGCCGGTGCTGTTCCGCACGGGGCCGCTGCGCGAGCCGCTGCTGGCCAGCTGCGCGATCCCGGGGATCTACCCACCAGTGGACCACGACGGCCGGCTGCTCTACGACGGCGGCCTGGTGGCCAACGTGCCGATGCGCCAGGCGCTCGCGATGGGCGCTCGATCGCTTGTGGTGCTGGACTGCGCGTTCCCGGGCAAGATGCCCGGTGCGCCACACACGTTCGCCGAGGTGATGATGTTCACCGCCTTGATCAGCATGCGCAACCAGGCGGCGCTGGAGGCTCCCGCGGCGGCGCGGCGCGCGCCCGTGGTCTACCTGCCCGGGCCGGCACCCGTGCGGGTCAGTCCACTGGACTTCACGCGGACCGACCACCTCGCCGAGGAGGCTTACCAGTCTGCCCGCGACTACCTGAAGGAACTGGTCGTCGACGGCCCCGGTCTGTACGGCGCGCCGGGGCTCGTCACCGCGTGA
- a CDS encoding L,D-transpeptidase, producing the protein MFPKKTFLSVAGILAATLLVSACSSGGDTTGGSAAPVTPGGTSQAATAATVSIDPANASGISPTTPIVVKAANGKLTDVTVTNSKGKSVAGKLATDGSSWTTTEVLGYGGTYKVVAHAQGADGKQVEKDGDVTTVSPKKQANANLIPAPSAVKSTGVGVGQPIVFSFGVAVKNKAAVEKALSVQSSPKQDGSWYWMDDKNVHYRPKEYWQPNTTLTVTAKIYGVDFGNGVFGAEDRTETYKVHDSWIAKADGNTEQMQIFHNGSMVKTMPISMGKDATPTHLGPHVISFKQANYTMDSCTYGVCPPDPKAYRSDEKFSERISNDGEFVHENPNSVGQQGSSNVSHGCINLNAANAEWFFQNFGLGDVVEVTNSGGPQLPVWDLYGDWSKSWTDWQKGSAL; encoded by the coding sequence ATGTTCCCGAAGAAGACTTTCCTTTCGGTTGCCGGAATTCTCGCGGCAACCCTGCTGGTTTCGGCCTGCTCCTCCGGTGGGGACACCACCGGGGGCAGCGCGGCGCCCGTCACCCCGGGTGGCACAAGCCAGGCTGCCACGGCGGCGACGGTGTCGATCGACCCGGCGAACGCCTCCGGGATCAGCCCGACCACCCCGATCGTCGTCAAAGCCGCCAACGGCAAGCTGACCGACGTGACGGTGACCAACTCCAAGGGGAAGTCGGTCGCCGGCAAGCTCGCGACGGACGGCTCGAGCTGGACCACCACCGAGGTGCTCGGCTACGGCGGCACCTACAAGGTTGTCGCACACGCCCAGGGCGCCGACGGCAAGCAGGTGGAGAAGGACGGTGACGTCACCACGGTGTCGCCGAAGAAGCAGGCGAACGCGAACCTGATCCCGGCGCCGTCGGCCGTGAAGTCGACCGGTGTCGGCGTGGGGCAGCCGATCGTGTTCAGCTTCGGCGTCGCGGTGAAGAACAAGGCCGCCGTGGAGAAGGCGCTGTCGGTGCAGTCGTCGCCGAAGCAGGACGGCAGCTGGTACTGGATGGACGACAAGAACGTCCACTACCGGCCCAAGGAGTACTGGCAGCCGAACACCACGCTGACCGTCACGGCGAAGATCTACGGCGTCGACTTCGGCAACGGCGTGTTCGGCGCCGAGGACCGCACCGAGACCTACAAGGTGCACGACTCCTGGATCGCCAAGGCGGACGGCAACACCGAGCAGATGCAGATCTTCCACAACGGCTCCATGGTGAAGACCATGCCGATCTCCATGGGCAAGGACGCCACGCCGACCCACCTGGGTCCGCACGTGATCTCGTTCAAGCAGGCCAACTACACGATGGACTCCTGCACCTACGGCGTCTGCCCGCCCGACCCGAAGGCTTACCGCTCCGACGAGAAGTTCTCCGAACGCATCTCGAACGACGGCGAGTTCGTCCACGAGAACCCGAACAGCGTCGGCCAGCAGGGCAGCTCCAACGTGTCCCACGGCTGCATCAACCTCAACGCCGCCAACGCCGAATGGTTCTTCCAGAACTTCGGCCTCGGCGACGTCGTCGAGGTCACCAACTCGGGCGGCCCGCAGCTCCCGGTCTGGGACCTGTACGGCGACTGGTCCAAGTCCTGGACGGACTGGCAGAAGGGCTCGGCTCTCTGA